From a single Fusobacterium pseudoperiodonticum genomic region:
- the fmt gene encoding methionyl-tRNA formyltransferase — MKIIFMGTPTFALPSLEKLNARYELLSVFTKIDKVNARGNKIIYSPIKDFALANNLKIYQPENFKDNALIDEIRAMEPDLIVVVAYGKILPKEVLDIPKYGVINLHSSLLPRFRGAAPINAAIIHGDSKSGVSIMYVEEELDAGPVILQKETEISDEDTFLTLHDRLKDMGADLLVEAIELIKDNKVEPKVQDKNLVTFVKPFKKEDCKIDWTKTSREIFNFIRGMNPAPTAFSMLDKSIIKIYETIIYDKTYDNASCGEVVEYIKGKGPVVKTADSSLIISSAKPENKKQISGVDLINGKFLKIGEKLC, encoded by the coding sequence ATGAAAATTATTTTTATGGGTACACCTACATTTGCTCTTCCAAGTTTGGAGAAGTTAAATGCAAGGTATGAACTTTTATCAGTATTTACAAAAATTGATAAAGTCAATGCTAGAGGAAATAAAATAATTTATTCCCCAATAAAAGATTTTGCCCTAGCTAATAATTTAAAAATTTATCAACCTGAAAATTTTAAAGATAATGCTTTAATAGATGAAATCAGAGCTATGGAGCCTGATTTAATAGTTGTTGTAGCCTATGGAAAAATTTTACCTAAAGAAGTTTTAGATATTCCAAAATATGGAGTTATCAATTTACACTCTTCACTATTACCTAGATTTAGAGGAGCTGCTCCTATCAATGCAGCAATAATACATGGAGATAGTAAAAGTGGAGTATCTATAATGTATGTTGAGGAAGAATTAGATGCTGGTCCTGTTATACTTCAAAAGGAAACAGAAATTTCAGATGAGGATACTTTCTTAACTCTACATGATAGACTAAAGGATATGGGTGCAGATTTACTTGTTGAGGCTATTGAACTTATAAAAGATAATAAAGTTGAGCCTAAAGTTCAAGATAAGAATTTAGTTACTTTTGTAAAACCTTTTAAAAAGGAAGATTGCAAAATAGATTGGACTAAAACAAGTAGAGAAATATTTAATTTTATAAGAGGTATGAATCCTGCTCCAACTGCTTTTTCTATGCTTGATAAGTCAATTATAAAGATATATGAAACAATAATCTATGATAAGACTTATGATAATGCAAGTTGTGGAGAGGTTGTTGAATATATAAAAGGTAAGGGACCTGTTGTAAAAACAGCTGATAGTAGCCTTATAATAAGTTCTGCTAAGCCAGAAAATAAGAAACAAATATCTGGAGTAGACTTAATAAATGGAAAATTTTTAAAAATAGGTGAGAAACTATGTTAA
- a CDS encoding ACT domain-containing protein, whose protein sequence is MAVKSKDKDNKEFYIVDKRILPKSIQNVIKVNDLILKTKMSKYSAIKKVGISRSTYYKYKDFIKPFYEGGEDKVYSLHLSLKDRVGILSDVLDVIAKEKISILTVVQNMAVDGIAKSTILIKLTQSMLKKVDKIISKIGKVEGIADIRISGSN, encoded by the coding sequence GTGGCTGTAAAATCAAAAGATAAGGACAATAAAGAATTTTATATCGTTGACAAGAGAATTTTACCTAAATCTATTCAAAACGTAATAAAGGTTAATGATTTAATATTAAAGACTAAAATGTCTAAATACAGTGCTATAAAGAAGGTTGGAATAAGTAGAAGTACTTATTATAAATATAAAGACTTTATAAAACCATTTTATGAAGGTGGAGAAGATAAAGTTTACAGCTTACATCTATCATTAAAAGATAGAGTTGGAATTTTATCTGATGTTTTAGATGTAATTGCTAAAGAAAAAATAAGCATATTGACAGTGGTTCAAAATATGGCAGTTGATGGAATAGCAAAATCAACTATACTTATCAAACTAACTCAAAGTATGTTAAAGAAAGTTGATAAAATTATATCTAAAATTGGTAAAGTAGAAGGTATTGCAGATATTAGAATATCAGGAAGTAATTAA
- a CDS encoding bifunctional 5,10-methylenetetrahydrofolate dehydrogenase/5,10-methenyltetrahydrofolate cyclohydrolase — translation MLMDGKDLAKDIKIKLKNEIDDIKRIYGVTPAVASILVGDDPASQVYVNSQIKSYQDLGIAVHKYSFSKEISEAYLLNLIDKLNKDTEVDGIMINLPLPPQINATKVLNRIKLIKDVDGFKAENLGLLFQNSEDFISPSTPAGIMALIEGYKIDLEGKDVVVVGRSNIVGKPVAALVLNNHGTVTICNSHTKNLAEKTKNADVLISAVGKPKFITEDMVKEGAVVIDVGINRVNGKLEGDVDFENVQKKTSYITPVPGGVGALTVAMLLSNILKSFKANRGII, via the coding sequence ATGTTAATGGATGGAAAAGACTTAGCTAAAGATATTAAAATAAAGCTAAAAAATGAAATAGATGATATCAAAAGAATTTATGGTGTTACTCCTGCTGTTGCTTCTATATTAGTTGGAGATGACCCTGCTTCTCAAGTCTATGTTAATTCACAAATAAAATCATATCAAGATTTAGGGATAGCAGTTCATAAATACTCTTTTAGTAAAGAAATATCTGAGGCTTATCTTTTAAACTTAATTGATAAATTAAATAAAGATACTGAGGTTGATGGTATAATGATAAACTTACCTCTACCTCCTCAAATAAATGCTACAAAAGTATTGAATAGAATTAAATTAATAAAAGATGTTGATGGATTTAAGGCTGAAAATTTAGGTTTATTATTCCAAAACAGTGAGGATTTTATATCGCCTTCAACTCCAGCAGGTATAATGGCTTTAATAGAAGGTTATAAAATTGATTTAGAAGGTAAAGATGTAGTTGTTGTTGGAAGAAGTAACATAGTTGGGAAACCTGTTGCTGCTTTAGTTTTAAATAATCATGGAACTGTTACTATTTGTAATAGCCACACTAAAAATTTAGCAGAAAAAACTAAAAATGCTGATGTCTTGATTTCAGCTGTAGGAAAACCTAAATTTATCACAGAGGATATGGTAAAAGAAGGTGCTGTAGTTATTGATGTAGGTATAAATAGAGTTAATGGAAAATTAGAAGGAGATGTTGACTTTGAAAATGTTCAAAAGAAAACATCATATATTACTCCTGTGCCAGGTGGAGTTGGAGCTCTAACTGTGGCAATGTTGCTTTCAAATATATTAAAATCATTTAAAGCAAACAGAGGAATTATTTAA
- a CDS encoding DUF502 domain-containing protein, producing the protein MKLKKNFYTGLLMILPVVITYYIFNWLFNLAFRIINNTIIIKILKRLVDFGFGEKADTFYMQVSVYIAAFLIIFLSITMLGYMTKVVFFSKIIRRAINILERIPIIKTVYSTSKQIIGIVYSDNGESVYKKVVAVEFPRKGLYAIGFLTADKNTALKEILPDKEIVNVFVPTAPNPTSGFLLCLPKEEVYYLNMSVEWAFKLIVSGGYITEDVVKHNEQKAEQKTEENN; encoded by the coding sequence ATGAAATTAAAAAAGAATTTTTATACTGGTTTACTTATGATATTACCAGTTGTAATAACATACTATATATTTAATTGGCTGTTCAATCTAGCATTTAGGATTATAAATAATACTATAATTATAAAAATTCTAAAAAGATTAGTTGATTTTGGTTTTGGAGAGAAAGCAGACACTTTCTATATGCAGGTATCAGTATATATAGCTGCTTTCTTAATAATATTCTTGTCTATAACTATGCTTGGCTATATGACAAAGGTAGTTTTTTTCTCAAAAATCATAAGAAGAGCAATAAATATACTAGAAAGAATTCCAATTATAAAAACTGTATACTCGACATCTAAGCAAATTATAGGTATTGTGTATTCAGACAATGGAGAAAGTGTATATAAAAAAGTGGTAGCTGTCGAATTTCCCAGAAAAGGACTCTATGCTATAGGTTTCTTGACAGCTGATAAAAATACAGCTTTAAAAGAAATCTTACCTGATAAAGAAATAGTAAATGTCTTTGTTCCAACAGCACCTAACCCAACTTCAGGTTTCTTATTGTGTCTTCCTAAAGAGGAAGTATACTATTTGAATATGTCAGTTGAGTGGGCATTTAAACTTATAGTTTCAGGTGGTTATATTACAGAAGATGTAGTTAAACATAATGAGCAAAAAGCAGAGCAGAAAACAGAAGAAAATAACTAA
- the nrdR gene encoding transcriptional regulator NrdR produces the protein MKCPFCSSEDTKVVDSRTMIDGSTKRRRECNHCLKRFSTYERFEESQIYVVKKDNRRVKYDREKLLRGLTFATVKRNISREELDKIISDIERGLQNSLVSEISSKELGEKVLEKLRDLDQVAYVRFASVYKEFDDIKSFIEIVEQIKKD, from the coding sequence ATGAAGTGTCCTTTTTGTAGTTCAGAAGATACAAAAGTTGTTGACAGCAGAACGATGATAGATGGCTCTACAAAGAGAAGAAGGGAATGTAATCATTGCCTTAAAAGATTTAGTACCTATGAAAGATTTGAAGAAAGTCAAATATATGTGGTAAAAAAAGATAACAGACGTGTTAAATACGATAGAGAGAAACTTTTAAGAGGACTTACTTTCGCAACTGTAAAAAGAAATATAAGTCGAGAAGAACTAGACAAAATAATTTCTGACATAGAAAGAGGACTACAAAACTCTTTAGTCAGTGAAATCAGTAGTAAGGAATTAGGAGAAAAGGTTCTAGAAAAATTGAGAGATTTAGATCAAGTTGCCTATGTTAGATTTGCCTCTGTATATAAAGAATTTGATGACATTAAGTCTTTTATAGAAATTGTTGAACAAATAAAAAAAGATTAA
- a CDS encoding hemolysin family protein, whose product MDTYLNVLILVILILLSGFFSASETALSAYRSNYLEKLDEEKHPKRYAVLKKWLKDPNSMLTGIVIGNNVVNILASSLATVVIVNYFGNKGSSVALATAIMTILILIFGEISPKLMARNNSAKIAEGVSVVIYILSIIFTPLVYCLIFISRFVGRILGVNMESPQLLITEEDIISYVNVGNAEGIIEEDEKEMIHSIVTLGETSAKEVMTPRTSMFSLEGEKTINEIWDEITENGFSRIPVYEETIDNIIGILYVKDLMEHVKNNELDIPIKQFVRSAYFVPETKSIIEILKEFRTLKVHIAMVLDEYGGVVGLVTIEDLIEEIVGEIRDEYDDEEDSFFKKIADNEYEVDAMTDIETINKELELELPISEDYESLGGLIVTTTGKICEVGDEAQIDNIYLKVLEVDKMRVSKVFIKILEEENKEEE is encoded by the coding sequence TTGGACACGTATCTTAATGTGTTAATATTGGTAATTTTAATTTTATTGTCAGGATTTTTTTCAGCATCGGAGACTGCATTGTCAGCTTATAGATCTAATTATTTAGAAAAATTAGATGAAGAAAAACATCCTAAAAGATATGCGGTATTGAAAAAATGGTTAAAGGATCCTAATTCTATGTTGACAGGGATAGTTATAGGAAATAATGTGGTTAATATCTTAGCTTCATCTTTAGCTACTGTTGTCATAGTAAATTATTTTGGAAATAAAGGTTCTTCTGTGGCTTTAGCTACAGCTATAATGACTATATTGATCTTAATTTTTGGAGAAATAAGTCCTAAACTTATGGCAAGAAATAATAGTGCTAAGATAGCTGAAGGAGTTTCAGTTGTTATATATATTCTTTCTATTATTTTCACTCCTCTTGTCTACTGTTTGATATTTATATCAAGATTTGTTGGAAGAATATTAGGAGTTAATATGGAAAGTCCTCAACTTCTGATAACAGAAGAAGATATTATTTCTTATGTCAACGTTGGAAATGCTGAAGGTATCATTGAAGAAGATGAAAAAGAAATGATACACTCTATAGTTACTCTAGGTGAAACAAGTGCTAAAGAAGTTATGACACCTAGAACTTCGATGTTTTCACTTGAAGGCGAAAAAACAATAAATGAGATATGGGATGAGATAACTGAAAATGGTTTTTCAAGAATACCAGTTTATGAAGAAACTATAGATAATATCATTGGAATACTTTATGTAAAAGATTTAATGGAACATGTTAAAAATAATGAATTAGATATTCCTATTAAACAATTTGTAAGATCGGCATATTTTGTTCCTGAAACAAAATCTATAATAGAAATTTTAAAAGAATTTAGAACTTTAAAAGTTCATATTGCTATGGTTTTAGATGAATATGGTGGAGTTGTTGGACTTGTTACCATAGAAGATTTGATAGAAGAAATTGTTGGTGAAATTAGAGATGAATATGATGATGAAGAGGATAGTTTCTTTAAGAAAATAGCAGACAATGAATATGAAGTTGATGCTATGACAGACATAGAAACAATAAATAAAGAGCTAGAATTGGAATTACCTATTTCAGAAGATTATGAAAGTCTAGGAGGACTTATAGTTACAACTACAGGAAAAATTTGTGAAGTTGGAGATGAAGCCCAAATAGATAATATTTATTTAAAAGTTTTAGAAGTGGATAAAATGAGAGTTTCTAAAGTCTTTATAAAGATTTTAGAAGAAGAAAATAAAGAGGAAGAATGA
- a CDS encoding PTS sugar transporter subunit IIA, which yields MVNSIKITDYITEDLIDLDLKSKNRDEILVELSKLLEKSDNIVGKENDILKALVDREKLGSTGIGKGVAIPHAKTESAKSLTVGFGVSREGIDFNSLDEEDVHLFFVFASPSKDSHIYLKVLARISRLIREEDFRDALFNCKTAKEIIECIKEKEE from the coding sequence ATGGTAAATTCTATAAAAATAACTGACTATATCACAGAAGATTTAATAGATTTAGATCTAAAATCAAAGAATAGAGATGAAATTTTAGTAGAGTTATCAAAATTATTAGAAAAATCAGACAATATTGTAGGTAAAGAAAATGACATTCTTAAAGCTTTAGTTGACAGAGAAAAATTAGGAAGCACTGGAATAGGTAAAGGTGTTGCTATTCCTCATGCTAAGACTGAAAGTGCAAAAAGTCTTACTGTTGGCTTTGGAGTTAGTAGAGAAGGAATAGATTTTAATTCTTTAGACGAAGAAGATGTACATCTATTTTTTGTATTTGCTTCTCCTAGTAAAGATAGTCATATATATTTAAAGGTTTTAGCTAGAATTTCAAGGCTTATAAGAGAAGAAGATTTCAGAGATGCCTTATTTAACTGTAAAACAGCAAAAGAAATTATTGAATGTATAAAAGAGAAAGAAGAGTAG